A region from the Lolium perenne isolate Kyuss_39 chromosome 4, Kyuss_2.0, whole genome shotgun sequence genome encodes:
- the LOC127326134 gene encoding uncharacterized protein, translating to MAFVMATQRRVEAAVKANEIMARFRPIAPKPVLTPPPTSAVILSSQRWSGKRGGRDLVPAPSDKRLRGAPSSCPCPLFRASPWTWSCLETAPASSIIPMERDQARKVIAPRPARPVRTTVCVDTSSVTGANPVKLAACRMTAERLVAEMERDALPAVMSDPGNRVLRANDAFKALVGQPVCPWLGSLTLPGDAAGASWRINGEVVLDVRRFYSTDEPARASAGGAFSCNSRILWERNGTLTSVAAPCDVMRFDCGSGGCLFVWRFDTTRGSVFYCPARVTKIGGSSN from the coding sequence ATGGCGTTCGTCATGGCGACGCAGCGCCGCGTGGAGGCGGCAGTGAAGGCCAACGAGATCATGGCACGGTTCCGCCCCATCGCGCCGAAGCCCGTGCTGACGCCGCCGCCCACGAGCGCCGTGATCCTGTCCTCGCAGAGGTGGTCGGGCAAGCGCGGCGGGCGGGATCTCGTTCCTGCGCCGTCGGACAAGAGGCTCAGGGGCGCGCCGTCGTCTTGTCCTTGCCCCCTCTTCCGCGCGTCGCCGTGGACATGGTCTTGTCTGGAGACGGCACCGGCATCCTCAATTATCCCCATGGAGCGCGACCAGGCCCGGAAGGTCATCGCGCCCCGTCCCGCGCGGCCCGTTCGCACCACCGTCTGCGTCGACACCAGCAGCGTCACGGGCGCCAACCCGGTGAAGCTGGCCGCCTGCAGGATGACGGCGGAGCGGCTGGTGGCCGAGATGGAACGCGACGCGCTCCCGGCCGTCATGTCGGACCCCGGCAACCGCGTCCTCCGGGCCAACGACGCGTTCAAGGCGCTGGTGGGGCAACCGGTTTGCCCGTGGCTTGGCTCCCTGACCCTGCCTGGTGACGCGGCCGGCGCGTCGTGGCGGATCAACGGCGAGGTGGTGCTGGACGTGCGGAGGTTCTACTCCACTGACGAGCCGGCTAGGGCGAGCGCCGGAGGGGCATTCTCGTGCAACTCCAGGATCTTGTGGGAGCGCAACGGCACGCTCACCTCCGTCGCCGCGCCGTGCGACGTCATGCGTTTTGACTGCGGCTCCGGTGGCTGTCTGTTCGTCTGGAGGTTTGACACCACCAGAGGATCCGTCTTCTACTGCCCGGCGCGCGTAACTAAGATCGGCGGGAGCAGTAATTAA